In a genomic window of Allomeiothermus silvanus DSM 9946:
- a CDS encoding DUF5522 domain-containing protein, with protein MNKTELQEGLDYYLENGLYVFTERYHLRRGYCCGSRCRHCPYPKEVQAQAIRRRLAGLPLDSAASRRTGG; from the coding sequence ATGAACAAGACCGAACTTCAAGAAGGGCTCGACTACTACCTCGAGAACGGCCTGTACGTTTTCACCGAGCGCTACCACCTGCGCCGGGGGTACTGTTGCGGCTCGAGGTGTCGCCACTGCCCCTACCCCAAAGAGGTGCAAGCCCAGGCGATCCGCCGCCGCCTGGCCGGATTGCCGCTAGACTCGGCGGCCTCTCGCCGGACGGGCGGATAG
- a CDS encoding ABC transporter ATP-binding protein: MSNALRPASYPGPPFPNEERPGQREAPGIASLAAENVTFAYAGKPVLQEVSLELRRAEWLALLGPNGGGKSTLLRVMAGLLSPQRGRVVLEGRPLAKVSSWLRGQTLAFLPQSGPYPEELTVEEVVRLGRTPHLGLLGREGQADQEAVGWAMEQTQVREFRSRPLSTLSGGERARVMLARSLAAKPKYLLLDEPTAHLDLHHQAEFLCLLSGLRQQGIGVLTVMHDPNLARQADRVAFLAEGRIVAQGEPQEAITQELLSHIYGPMVRVHPVEGQPVVILGGSNSGAQRPRRPD, translated from the coding sequence ATGTCTAACGCCCTGCGTCCTGCGTCGTACCCTGGCCCCCCTTTTCCAAACGAAGAGAGGCCGGGGCAGAGGGAAGCGCCGGGTATTGCGTCCTTAGCCGCTGAAAACGTGACTTTCGCCTACGCCGGAAAACCCGTGCTTCAGGAAGTGAGCCTCGAGCTACGTAGGGCTGAGTGGCTGGCCCTTTTGGGCCCCAACGGGGGCGGGAAGAGTACCTTGCTGCGGGTGATGGCTGGGTTGCTGAGCCCGCAAAGGGGTAGGGTGGTGCTTGAGGGGAGGCCCCTGGCAAAAGTCTCCAGCTGGCTGCGGGGGCAAACCCTAGCTTTCCTGCCGCAGAGCGGCCCTTACCCGGAGGAACTCACCGTGGAAGAGGTAGTGCGGTTGGGCCGTACCCCGCACCTGGGCTTGTTGGGCCGGGAAGGCCAGGCCGACCAGGAAGCGGTGGGGTGGGCAATGGAGCAGACCCAGGTGCGGGAGTTCCGTAGCCGCCCGCTTTCGACCCTCTCTGGAGGAGAGCGGGCCCGGGTCATGTTGGCCCGTTCGCTTGCGGCAAAACCCAAATATCTCCTGCTGGACGAGCCTACTGCCCACCTTGACCTTCATCACCAGGCCGAATTCCTGTGCTTGCTCTCCGGTCTGCGCCAGCAGGGAATCGGGGTGCTTACGGTTATGCACGACCCCAATCTGGCCCGGCAGGCTGACCGGGTGGCCTTTCTGGCCGAAGGCCGTATCGTGGCCCAGGGTGAGCCCCAAGAGGCCATCACCCAGGAACTCTTGAGCCATATCTACGGCCCGATGGTGCGGGTGCACCCGGTGGAAGGCCAGCCGGTCGTGATTTTAGGGGGAAGCAATTCGGGTGCCCAACGACCTAGAAGACCGGATTGA
- a CDS encoding FecCD family ABC transporter permease, protein MINAERQQHSPRGHARAWVFLGLVGLLGLALVLGVGQGAVYVSPNEILRALVGAEDNPIVTDLRLPRVLGAMGVGAALGLAGAAFQGLFRNPLADPYLMGSAAGAAFGVTLAVSLAGTLSAAYSSSQVFAALPSYVTLVAFVGAVLAVALTLVLSGGASRTHDLILAGVVVGAVLTGLTTYLMLKDADRIRAVMAYTLGNLSFMGWEGVRAMALYLVLSLPFLWILGRTLNALSLGEETARSLGLPLLGLKLLVIGLATLLTAASVAYAGIIGFVGLVAPHALRRLVGGDYRVLLPASALGGAVLLTSADLLARVLTRPAELPVGVVTTMLGGPFFLYLLWRGRRNV, encoded by the coding sequence GTGATCAACGCCGAACGCCAGCAGCACTCGCCGCGAGGCCACGCGCGGGCTTGGGTGTTCCTGGGGTTAGTGGGTTTGCTGGGCTTGGCCCTGGTGCTCGGGGTAGGGCAGGGGGCGGTGTACGTTTCCCCCAACGAGATACTACGCGCCCTCGTTGGAGCTGAGGACAACCCCATCGTGACCGATCTGAGGCTGCCGCGGGTGCTGGGGGCGATGGGGGTAGGGGCAGCTTTGGGGCTGGCTGGGGCAGCCTTCCAGGGGCTATTTAGAAACCCCCTAGCCGACCCTTACCTGATGGGCTCAGCCGCGGGCGCGGCCTTCGGGGTGACGCTGGCGGTGAGCCTGGCCGGGACCCTGAGCGCGGCCTACTCGAGCAGCCAGGTCTTCGCCGCTTTGCCCAGCTATGTGACCCTTGTTGCCTTCGTCGGGGCGGTGTTGGCGGTTGCCCTGACCCTGGTGCTCTCCGGCGGGGCTTCGCGCACCCACGACCTGATTCTGGCCGGGGTGGTGGTGGGCGCGGTGCTGACCGGGCTCACCACCTACCTGATGCTCAAGGACGCCGACCGCATCCGTGCGGTAATGGCCTACACCCTGGGCAACCTCAGCTTCATGGGCTGGGAGGGGGTGCGGGCGATGGCCCTTTACCTGGTGCTTTCGTTGCCGTTCCTATGGATTTTGGGGCGCACCCTCAACGCGCTCAGCCTGGGCGAGGAGACCGCCCGCAGCCTGGGGCTTCCCCTCCTGGGTCTCAAACTCCTGGTGATTGGCCTGGCGACGTTGCTTACAGCGGCCTCGGTAGCTTATGCCGGGATCATCGGCTTTGTGGGGCTGGTAGCGCCCCATGCCCTGCGGCGGCTGGTGGGTGGGGATTACCGGGTGCTGCTTCCCGCTTCGGCGCTGGGCGGTGCGGTGCTGCTCACCTCTGCGGACCTATTGGCTCGAGTCCTGACCCGCCCGGCCGAACTCCCGGTAGGGGTGGTGACGACGATGTTGGGCGGGCCGTTTTTCCTGTATTTGCTGTGGAGGGGAAGACGAAATGTCTAA
- a CDS encoding ABC transporter substrate-binding protein produces MRKLFWSLFLVVSYSLSAIGFAQYPKTLTDDLGRRVTLQAEPKKIVTMLPSLTETLCAMGACERLVATDSFSDWPDSVKKLPKMGGLFDASPEKIVALKPDLVLISVYGKLQEPLERSGITTFAVKTESYEDIFRTTRLLGEILNQKSAAERLVAQIQQQIYAQETRAAKAKDRPTVYYEIDPTPYTVGPDSFIGTLITKARGQNIIPKELGNFPRISPELVVQKNPQVIVLTHPGAADLAKRPGWAQIQAIRTNRVCGFTGEADNLLSRPGPRVAEGLKLLIACLHPELK; encoded by the coding sequence ATGCGCAAGTTGTTCTGGTCTTTGTTCTTGGTAGTTAGCTATTCGCTATCTGCTATTGGCTTTGCTCAGTACCCCAAAACCCTCACCGACGACTTGGGCCGGAGGGTCACCCTCCAGGCTGAACCCAAGAAGATCGTGACCATGCTGCCCTCCCTCACCGAGACCTTGTGCGCGATGGGGGCCTGTGAGCGGCTGGTGGCCACCGATTCTTTTTCCGATTGGCCCGACTCGGTCAAGAAGCTGCCCAAGATGGGGGGGCTTTTTGATGCCAGCCCGGAGAAGATCGTGGCGCTCAAGCCGGATTTGGTGCTCATCTCGGTGTACGGGAAGCTGCAGGAGCCGCTCGAGCGCTCGGGGATTACCACCTTTGCCGTCAAGACCGAGTCTTATGAGGATATCTTCCGCACCACCCGGCTACTAGGCGAGATCCTGAATCAAAAATCCGCTGCTGAGCGCCTCGTCGCGCAGATCCAGCAGCAGATCTATGCCCAGGAGACTCGTGCGGCCAAGGCCAAGGACCGCCCCACCGTCTACTATGAGATCGACCCCACCCCTTACACCGTTGGCCCCGACTCGTTTATCGGAACATTGATCACCAAGGCTCGGGGGCAAAATATTATTCCCAAGGAACTAGGCAACTTTCCCCGGATAAGCCCTGAACTGGTAGTGCAGAAAAACCCTCAGGTGATCGTGCTGACCCATCCGGGGGCTGCTGATCTGGCCAAGCGACCGGGCTGGGCCCAGATACAGGCGATCCGGACCAACCGGGTGTGCGGCTTTACCGGCGAGGCGGACAACCTGCTCTCGAGGCCTGGCCCCCGGGTAGCGGAGGGACTGAAACTGCTGATTGCCTGCTTGCACCCGGAGCTGAAGTGA
- a CDS encoding integrase core domain-containing protein codes for MQFTTVGREIWRGARQAQRLAEANASDPEVQERLRKLRLVKALRESKKSWKEIQDLVGISRATYHRWQKALKEKGLAGLKPRSRRPKHLRTKVHWTPGLLIRIETLRKENPTWGRWSIWLTLRKEGFQMSERTVGRILAYLEKHRRIESVAGYLARTQRGKLKRRVNRPYAKRKPRGYEARAPGDLVQVDTLTLTLGPGSMVKHFSAIDLHSRFVLAEVHSRATAKLSEGFLSLLLARAPFPIRAIQVDGGSEFMAEFEEACCALGIALFVLPPRSPKLNGHVERMQRTFKEEFYTRPLPTPLSELQAELDTYLDYYNRRRPHMALGGLAPLEFLAKMQEESVPQRVSNVLTDYIALTRPSLPPTLAFAST; via the coding sequence GTGCAGTTTACCACCGTTGGCCGAGAGATATGGAGAGGCGCTAGACAAGCACAGAGGCTGGCCGAGGCCAACGCAAGCGACCCAGAGGTCCAGGAACGTCTGCGCAAGCTCCGACTGGTCAAAGCCCTGCGTGAAAGTAAAAAGAGCTGGAAGGAGATCCAGGACCTGGTCGGGATCAGCCGGGCCACCTACCACCGCTGGCAAAAAGCCCTAAAAGAAAAGGGCCTGGCTGGACTCAAACCCCGCTCCCGCCGCCCTAAGCACCTGCGCACAAAGGTCCACTGGACCCCAGGGCTGCTCATTAGAATAGAAACTCTCCGCAAGGAAAACCCCACCTGGGGACGCTGGTCCATCTGGCTTACCCTCCGCAAGGAGGGTTTCCAGATGAGCGAACGCACGGTGGGGCGCATCCTGGCCTACCTGGAGAAGCACCGACGTATCGAGAGCGTGGCCGGCTACCTGGCCCGGACTCAAAGAGGGAAGCTAAAGCGAAGGGTAAACCGGCCCTACGCCAAAAGGAAGCCCCGAGGATACGAGGCCAGGGCTCCTGGGGACCTGGTCCAGGTGGACACCCTCACCCTGACCTTAGGACCGGGAAGCATGGTCAAGCACTTCTCGGCGATTGACCTCCATAGCCGGTTTGTCCTGGCGGAGGTGCACAGCCGGGCCACGGCTAAGCTTTCTGAGGGGTTCTTGTCCTTGCTTCTGGCCAGGGCCCCTTTTCCCATCCGGGCCATCCAGGTGGATGGGGGCAGCGAGTTCATGGCCGAGTTTGAGGAGGCCTGCTGTGCTCTGGGGATTGCCTTGTTTGTGCTACCGCCGAGGAGTCCTAAACTCAATGGTCACGTGGAGCGGATGCAGCGGACCTTCAAGGAGGAGTTCTACACCCGGCCTTTGCCCACCCCGCTCAGCGAGCTGCAGGCAGAGCTGGATACCTACCTGGACTACTACAACCGCCGAAGGCCTCACATGGCCCTGGGGGGTCTTGCTCCGCTGGAGTTTTTGGCTAAGATGCAAGAGGAGTCGGTTCCTCAAAGAGTCTCAAATGTGTTGACCGATTACATCGCCTTGACAAGGCCCTCGCTTCCTCCTACACTAGCTTTTGCGTCTACATGA